In the Pseudomonas leptonychotis genome, one interval contains:
- a CDS encoding IS3 family transposase (programmed frameshift): MSNSRYPEEFKIEAVKQVTERGLPIAEVAARLGMSTHSLCAWVKRYSKPQEQRAQEDDQQAELRRLRAELKRVTEERDILKKGRRVLCQGVRLKYAFINQLSVDYSVRRLCLTLKVHASGYYAWRAEPKSARALDDQRLLGLIKHAWLESGCVYGYRKIYDDLRELGEPCGRNRVGRLMRQHSLRSQTGYRRRPGRYGGKPPVASPNHLERRFNVTEPNKVWVTDITYIRTYEGWLFLAVVLDLFSRQVIGWSMKPQMTSDLAIDALMMAVWRRKPKQEVMIHSDQGSQFSSGDWQSFLKANNLLGSMSRRGNCHDNAVAESFFQLLKRERIKRRIYSTRQGARADVFDYIEMFYNPKRRHGFNNQLSPVEFEKRYFQRLESV; the protein is encoded by the exons ATGAGTAACTCGCGTTATCCCGAAGAATTCAAAATTGAAGCCGTCAAGCAGGTCACTGAACGAGGCCTGCCTATAGCTGAGGTCGCTGCTCGCTTGGGCATGTCGACACACAGCCTGTGTGCGTGGGTGAAGCGCTACAGCAAGCCCCAGGAACAACGAGCGCAAGAGGACGATCAGCAAGCTGAGTTACGTCGCCTGCGCGCCGAACTCAAGCGCGTGACTGAAGAGCGAGACATTCTAAAAA AAGGCCGCCGCGTACTTTGCCAAGGAGTGCGGCTGAAGTACGCCTTCATCAATCAGCTATCCGTGGATTACTCGGTTCGTCGCCTGTGCCTTACCTTGAAAGTCCATGCCAGTGGTTACTACGCCTGGCGTGCTGAGCCAAAGTCAGCGCGCGCCTTGGATGATCAGCGACTGCTGGGTTTGATCAAACACGCTTGGCTGGAAAGCGGTTGTGTTTACGGCTACCGAAAAATCTATGACGATCTGCGTGAGCTTGGAGAGCCGTGCGGTAGGAATCGCGTTGGGCGATTGATGCGCCAACATAGCCTACGTTCGCAGACCGGTTACCGGCGGCGACCGGGCCGTTATGGTGGTAAGCCTCCAGTCGCCTCACCGAATCACCTGGAGCGTAGATTCAATGTCACCGAACCCAACAAAGTCTGGGTCACGGACATAACCTACATCCGCACTTACGAGGGCTGGTTATTTTTGGCGGTGGTGCTCGATCTGTTTTCGCGGCAGGTCATTGGCTGGTCGATGAAGCCGCAGATGACGAGTGATCTAGCCATTGATGCATTGATGATGGCGGTTTGGCGACGTAAGCCAAAACAGGAGGTGATGATTCATTCTGATCAAGGTAGCCAGTTCAGCAGCGGCGACTGGCAAAGCTTCCTGAAAGCTAACAACTTGCTTGGCAGCATGAGTCGACGCGGAAATTGCCATGACAACGCGGTGGCTGAAAGCTTTTTCCAGTTGCTGAAAAGGGAACGGATCAAGCGAAGGATCTACAGCACAAGGCAGGGTGCCCGAGCCGATGTATTTGATTACATCGAGATGTTCTACAACCCAAAACGCCGACACGGTTTCAACAATCAGCTGTCGCCTGTAGAGTTTGAAAAGCGCTATTTCCAGAGGTTGGAGAGTGTCTAG